A single genomic interval of Thermococcus sp. harbors:
- a CDS encoding ABC transporter permease, whose amino-acid sequence ASTLIGIMENVSVDGQKVFRITRYPDESAGLEAVKAGRIDVLLVFPRGFGRNVSSGLQGKVYAYFDRSDPQKYQIVSGVVKGFFSEFEREMTYRKLNITLRYVEVYLPKNISANFSPFMVRAYLVGMMDPIDLREEAVTGERPSPIKFYVTSFIGIQFLFATMLTVSNLLFEEIEKGTLRRIAASPATAWDFLIGKMLSTFIVITASILIGIGYSKAVFKETVFPGPTGWLIIALSAVFSMSLGLAIAMGTRSMKATNALVNLISMPLLFLAAIVIPESILPGWARPIADYFPLGTAVKDLRLLEIYHRAPAEILPDIVWLSVSSLAMFLIAVLLYNWAVKRLQ is encoded by the coding sequence CCGCGTCAACGCTGATCGGCATAATGGAGAACGTGAGCGTTGACGGCCAGAAGGTATTCCGCATAACCAGGTATCCAGACGAGAGCGCCGGACTGGAGGCGGTAAAGGCAGGCAGGATTGACGTTCTGTTGGTTTTCCCAAGGGGATTCGGCAGAAACGTGAGCAGTGGTTTACAAGGGAAGGTCTACGCCTACTTTGACAGGAGCGACCCCCAGAAGTACCAGATAGTAAGCGGTGTCGTTAAGGGCTTCTTCTCGGAGTTCGAGAGGGAGATGACATACAGAAAGCTCAACATCACCCTCAGATACGTTGAAGTTTATCTGCCAAAGAACATTTCCGCAAACTTCTCGCCTTTCATGGTAAGGGCCTACCTTGTGGGGATGATGGACCCAATAGACCTCAGGGAGGAGGCCGTTACGGGTGAGAGGCCCTCACCGATAAAGTTCTACGTGACGAGCTTCATAGGCATCCAGTTCCTCTTCGCCACGATGCTGACGGTTTCGAACCTGCTCTTCGAGGAGATCGAGAAGGGAACGCTGAGGAGGATCGCCGCCTCACCTGCCACCGCCTGGGACTTTCTGATTGGAAAGATGCTCTCGACCTTCATTGTGATAACGGCGAGCATACTGATAGGGATAGGCTACTCCAAGGCAGTATTTAAGGAGACTGTCTTCCCGGGCCCCACGGGATGGCTCATAATAGCTCTTTCAGCGGTCTTCTCGATGAGCCTTGGGCTGGCAATAGCGATGGGAACGAGGAGCATGAAGGCAACGAACGCCCTCGTGAACCTGATCTCGATGCCCCTGCTTTTCTTAGCTGCCATAGTCATTCCCGAAAGCATACTGCCCGGGTGGGCGAGGCCGATAGCGGACTACTTCCCGCTCGGCACAGCAGTCAAGGACCTAAGACTCTTGGAAATCTACCACAGGGCTCCCGCAGAAAT